One stretch of Rosistilla oblonga DNA includes these proteins:
- the trpC gene encoding indole-3-glycerol phosphate synthase TrpC, with translation MSTILDTIIAKKHQEVAAAKLVQPIEKLEALAAAAPPTLDFTAALAATPDVRLIAEVKKASPSAGIIREDFDPVAIATAYAQSGAACISVLTDETFFQGSLDFLRQIRAAVEIPLLRKDFIIDRYQLLEARAAGADCVLLIAECLSSEELITLHRQAAELGLQTLIEFYDDENLPAVLATDGRLVGVNNRDLRTFHTDLQHTVRMRSQIPTDRLLVGESGIRTYEDVKMLGAAGVKAILVGESLMRQANIGEAVRSLLGTA, from the coding sequence ATGAGCACCATCCTCGACACGATCATCGCCAAGAAGCACCAAGAAGTCGCGGCAGCAAAGCTGGTTCAACCAATTGAGAAGCTGGAGGCGTTGGCCGCCGCCGCACCGCCGACCTTGGACTTTACCGCAGCCCTCGCCGCCACGCCCGACGTGCGGTTGATCGCGGAGGTCAAGAAGGCCAGCCCTTCGGCGGGGATCATCCGCGAGGACTTCGATCCAGTCGCGATCGCCACCGCGTACGCTCAATCCGGTGCCGCTTGCATCAGCGTCCTGACCGACGAGACTTTCTTCCAAGGCTCGTTGGATTTCCTGCGACAGATCCGGGCCGCAGTCGAGATCCCGTTGCTGCGAAAAGACTTCATCATCGACCGCTACCAATTGCTCGAAGCGCGAGCCGCGGGAGCCGATTGCGTGTTGCTGATCGCAGAATGCCTGAGCTCCGAAGAACTGATCACGCTGCATCGCCAAGCCGCTGAACTGGGACTGCAGACGTTGATCGAATTCTACGACGACGAAAATCTGCCCGCCGTACTGGCGACCGATGGCCGCTTGGTCGGTGTCAACAACCGCGACCTTCGCACCTTCCATACCGATCTACAGCATACCGTCCGCATGCGATCGCAAATTCCAACCGACCGGCTGCTTGTCGGCGAGAGCGGCATTCGCACTTACGAGGATGTGAAGATGCTAGGGGCGGCGGGCGTCAAGGCGATCTTGGTTGGCGAGTCGCTGATGCGGCAAGCCAACATCGGCGAAGCCGTCCGTTCGCTGTTGGGGACCGCGTAA